In Brienomyrus brachyistius isolate T26 chromosome 14, BBRACH_0.4, whole genome shotgun sequence, the following proteins share a genomic window:
- the LOC125707066 gene encoding alpha-1,6-mannosyl-glycoprotein 2-beta-N-acetylglucosaminyltransferase — protein MRFKIHKRNALVFVLVALIALCVVIRLRKNENVHQEINKDVASPASATSKFQYDTVFNMKKSVYGSNYRQFIHNADKFSADPQLVIVVQVHKRPAYLRLLVDSLEKVLGVHNILLIFSQDYFSEEIASEIERIDFCRVLQIYFPYSSQLYPAEFPGQDPKDCPRDISKDSAIKMNCNNADYPDSYGHYRESAFTQAKHHWWWKLHFVWERVRVLQGYTGHVLFIEEDNYLLPDFYHVFEGMVALKKKECPDCDMLALGNHDGATQFEEFADKVETSGWMSTRHNIGMAMPRETYYKLMGCNAEFCTYDDYNWDWTLQHLSGSCIAKPLKVLAARASRVLHTGNCGLHHNQGCQPEVARQEIKGLLDSSQKFLFPSSFIVNSQQPVEHKNHMINGGWGDIRDHILCKNYANIL, from the coding sequence ATGAGATTTAAAATTCACAAGAGGAATGCGCTGGTATTCGTACTGGTTGCACTCATTGCTCTCTGTGTAGTGATCAGGCTGCGTAAAAATGAGAATGTTCACCAAGAAATTAATAAAGACGTCGCCTCGCCTGCAAGCGCAACGAGTAAGTTTCAATACGACACTGTTTTTAATATGAAGAAGTCCGTGTACGGAAGTAACTACAGACAATTCATTCATAATGCAGACAAATTCTCGGCAGATCCTCAGTTGGTCATAGTGGTTCAGGTCCATAAGCGACCCGCCTACCTCAGATTGCTGGTGGACTCTTTGGAAAAAGTTCTGGGTGTTCACAACATACTCTTAATTTTTAGCCAGGATTATTTTTCGGAGGAAATAGCCAGTGAAATCGAAAGGATAGATTTCTGCCGAGTCTTGCAGATTTACTTTCCATACAGTTCGCAGCTGTATCCTGCTGAATTTCCTGGACAGGACCCCAAAGACTGCCCGAGGGACATTTCAAAGGACAGCGCTATCAAAATGAATTGCAACAACGCAGACTATCCTGATTCTTACGGACACTACAGAGAATCCGCTTTCACGCAGGCAAAGCATCACTGGTGGTGGAAGTTGCATTTCGTGTGGGAGCGAGTGAGAGTCCTGCAGGGCTATACAGGGCATGTGCTTTTCATCGAGGAGGATAACTACCTGCTGCCAGACTTTTATCATGTCTTCGAGGGAATGGTCGCACTTAAGAAGAAGGAATGCCCCGACTGCGACATGCTCGCGCTCGGTAACCATGACGGCGCCACGCAGTTTGAGGAGTTCGCCGACAAGGTTGAGACTTCCGGGTGGATGTCCACCAGGCACAACATCGGCATGGCCATGCCTAGGGAGACATACTACAAGCTGATGGGCTGCAACGCGGAGTTCTGCACTTACGACGATTACAACTGGGACTGGACGCTGCAGCATCTGTCGGGATCATGCATCGCGAAGCCGCTTAAGGTGCTGGCAGCCAGGGCCTCTCGAGTTCTGCACACGGGTAACTGCGGACTGCACCATAACCAAGGCTGCCAGCCGGAGGTGGCTCGTCAGGAGATTAAGGGGCTCTTGGATTCGTCACAAAAATTCCTATTCCCTAGTTCTTTCATCGTGAACAGTCAGCAGCCGGTGGAACACAAGAATCATATGATAAACGGCGGGTGGGGAGACATTCGAGATCACATACTGTGTAAAAACTATGCAAATATTTTGTGA